ATAATGAGAATGTAAAACATAACCGCAATCAGCAACACCAGCAGGGTTAAATGCAAGGTGGGATTCCATATTCCACGGTTCTTCACCAGGGCCATGAAAGCCATCTGCTCCAGGTACATGTTTTCTATTCTTCCTTTATTATCGCGCGAGAAAACGATGGTCTGGTTGTTTTTTTCATTTCTAAAAGTCAGGCTGTCGACGGGCACACCCCAGGTAGTTTCGCCCCTTGCTACTATTTTCAATTTTCCGTTTTCGGGGGTAATTTTTCCACTTGCCATCCAGCCAAGGATCTTAAAGAGTTCCGAATGCGAATAGCGGTTAATCCGGTAAGAGCCAGCGAACTCTTCCAGAGCCTCATCGCTCATAGCGAAGGGCTCCTGTAGAGGCCTTTCATCAGGGAAATAATAGTCGACTAGTTTCTCAAGCACTTCTCCTGATGGACCGGCCCCGCCTTCACTATTAAAGGAATAAAAGATTCCGGTTTGTTCTTCAGGGAAAATGGCCATCATCGAATGAAAGAGAAAGGTGTTTCCACCGTGGCCATATATTTCGTAGCCATTTCTGCTGATATCCATGATGCCGAGAGGTGAGGGGTTCAACCCGGGGGCATGAGAAAAGGCGGGTGTGAGCATCAAGGCCCAGGTGGTGGAGTCAAGCAGGCAATAACCGTTCAGACAAGTGTTATTCAATAATGCTTCCATGAACAGTGTCATATCGTGGGCGGTAGTGCTGGCCCCGCCAACGCTTTGCAAGGGCACCAGTTCGAAGGGCTTCTCCACATATTCCCCATCAGCGTATGCATAGCCGCCAGACATCTGAGATACAAAACGATTAGGTAAGGGCTGGCGGATGGTGGTGTTTTGCATGCCCAGGGGGTCGAAAAGGTGTTGCTGGACATAGTCTGCGAAAGGCATCCCGCTGGCCAGTTCCACCAGGTATTGAGCAATACCGGTCCCGTGATTGGAGTAAGAGGCCTGCTGCATGGGAGGCCTTACGCGATCAGGCATTTGTTCCTTGAGAACCTGCGCCAGAGGAAGCATATCATCCTCATCCAAAACAAACAACTTGTAAAATTTATCCTCAAAGCCCGGGGTGTGAGTCATCAAACTTCGCAGGGTCACCGGTTGATCGTAAGTGTCAGGGATCTTAAAAGCTTCGAGGTATTCGTTCACATCCCTGTCAAGATCTAGCTTCCCTTGTTCCACCATTTGCATGACACTAAACCAGACAAATAATTTGCTGATGGAGCCAATACGAAAGAGGGTAGTTTCGGGGTTTACGGGTATTTCCTCGTCGACGCGGGCAAAACCATAACCTTTTTTGATCATGGGTTGTCCGGGTCTGATCACAGCAAAAGTGGCTCCTGCAATGTGATCCCTATCCATAATTGTTTCAAAGACCCCATCGGCAAAGGCCTCCAGGTTTTTAAGCGTATCCTGTTGTTGTGCACTGGATGCCAGGGGAATGGCTG
This genomic stretch from Bacteroides sp. harbors:
- a CDS encoding serine hydrolase domain-containing protein encodes the protein MKRSLRIPFVLSLILSAIPLASSAQQQDTLKNLEAFADGVFETIMDRDHIAGATFAVIRPGQPMIKKGYGFARVDEEIPVNPETTLFRIGSISKLFVWFSVMQMVEQGKLDLDRDVNEYLEAFKIPDTYDQPVTLRSLMTHTPGFEDKFYKLFVLDEDDMLPLAQVLKEQMPDRVRPPMQQASYSNHGTGIAQYLVELASGMPFADYVQQHLFDPLGMQNTTIRQPLPNRFVSQMSGGYAYADGEYVEKPFELVPLQSVGGASTTAHDMTLFMEALLNNTCLNGYCLLDSTTWALMLTPAFSHAPGLNPSPLGIMDISRNGYEIYGHGGNTFLFHSMMAIFPEEQTGIFYSFNSEGGAGPSGEVLEKLVDYYFPDERPLQEPFAMSDEALEEFAGSYRINRYSHSELFKILGWMASGKITPENGKLKIVARGETTWGVPVDSLTFRNEKNNQTIVFSRDNKGRIENMYLEQMAFMALVKNRGIWNPTLHLTLLVLLIAVMFYILIIWPWIFFVRRKYVRADRAPVTLPLLSKVIAWVTALCYLIFFVALVMGMPPGQDIVYGVTTGIKIALFFPLLAIPFTLLMVWQSISLLDERKTRFRSRLFYWLSTIIFLAVIWQFSFWNLLGWNF